The window CAAAGATTTTGCGGAAGGGGAAATTCGCCAGAGTTTGACTGCTTTTGATGTGACCATCACCCTCAACGACTATTTAGAAAAAAGTTTTTACAAAACAGCCTCCCTTATGGCGGGGAGTTGTAAGGCAGCAGCGGTACTGAGCGATCGTTCCCCTGGGGAATGTGAACAGTTTTATTTGTTTGGCAAGCATTTTGGCATTGCCTTTCAGATCATGGACGATATTTTAGATTTCACCAGCTCCACGGAAACTTTAGGCAAACCCGCTGGCTCTGACCTTAAGGATGGCAACCTCACTGCCCCCGTCATTTTTGCCTTGGAAGAAAAGCCCCAGCTCCATACTCTCATTGCCCGCGAGCTCAAAGAAGAACTCGACCTCACTGCTGCTCTAGCTTTAGTTGAACAAAGCTCTGGGATTGAACGCGCCAAAGAACTGGCAAAGCAGCATACCAAACTAGCCGTGCAAGCGCTGGAGTTTTTGCCCCAGTCCCCCTACAAAAAATCTCTAATTGGCTTGGCAGAATTTAATCTCGATCGGATTTTTTAATCTTTTCTTTAGAATTGCGTGATTACTTACGTAGAGTAGCATTTACCACTAGCGAGCGGGTTTCAAGGCATAGAGCCTATACCTGGAGAAGGAAAAATAACGTAATTGCATAAACTATAATACGGCTACTATAGTTGTTCTAAATAACTGTTTAGAAACGTTGCTTTTTAATAAAAATTTTTAAGCGGGGAGGTGGATTATGGCTTTGGTAGAGATGGTGCGTTGTCCGAATTGTGGTGCCTATGCCGAGCGGCATCATTTACCTTTAGCAGGTCAGGTCAAGACGGAGTGTGAGGTGTGTGACTACTTGCTGATCCTGGATACTAAGACGGGACAGGTGGTAGAATTCCATGCCCCTGGTACGGATGCTGATTACCTCTACATGCGCAAAAAGCGCTTATTTGTCAAGATGAGGGACGCGATCGCTCACAAAGTTCTAAGTCATTGATCGTGGTAACTAGTTGATCGACTTTCTGGCGCAGTTGCTCCCTAGGGAGTAGACTCTGGTTAACCATGACGACAAACACCAAAGGAGGATGGCGGGGGGGAGCAAGATAGCCTGCCAGAGCGCTGATGCCCCGTAAGGTACCTGTTTTAGCTTGGAGAGAGAGGTGGGATAGGCGGTGGGCGAGGGTGCCATCTTTACCTGCCTGGGACAGGCTGTTACGGAAGTGGGGATTGGGGGTCATCTGGAGCAAGAGGGCAGCAATTTGGTGGGGCGTGGCCTGGTTGTGGCGGGATAAGCCTGATCCATCGGCAATATAGAAACCCTCTGTGGTTACAAATTGTTTAACGATTTCTCTCCCCGTAGTTTCGTAGTCCTGGTCTGGCTGACGAAATTGTCTGCCCAGTAGTCTGAGAACCTGCTCAGCGTAGAGATTGTCACTCTCCTTGTTAATAGTTTTAATCAGTTCTGTGAGGGGAGGAGAAAAAAGGATTGCCGTCCCTGGCTCCACCTTTGTTAAACCCTGTTTCTGTAATTCTGCGTGCAACAAATTGACAAATTGTTGTTGGGGGTCAGGAATAGGTGTGGCGTACTCGATCGCTTTGGGAATTGTCCCCTCTAGGATTAACTTTTGCCCTTGCACTTTTATTTGCAGAGTATCTGTTGTGCCCAGTTGCACGCGATTCTCCACCTGCCAATTGAGGGCTCGATCGGGGTATTGCCAACTAAAACTAGGGTCTAACCGCCAGGGCAAAATGTTGCCATCGATAACGAGACCACCGATAGGGGGGGCATAGGGGGCACTGAGGTCAGACCATTCCCAACCATAGCCGTGGGGTGGTCCCCAGGGTTCCCCTGCTATCTCGATTTTGGTTATGGGTATATTGCCTGGCTTGATCTGGGCAACGAGAGCAGGTAGAGCATGGGGGGAACTAAAACTAGGGTCTCCACCGCCTCTAACTTGTAAACTACCGTCAGGCTGAACAGTGAGAGTAGTATTGGTGCGAAATTCTGGCCCCAATTTGCGGAGAGCTACGGCAGTGGTAAACAATTTTTGCAGGGAAGCAGGAATAAAAGCTTGTTCCCCATTGAGGTCAACGATTATTTGATCTTTAGTGCGCACTACTATCCCTAATCGGGCACTCGATTCTGACCACTGTCGTTGCAATTCGGCTGATAGCTGATGGGGACATATACTCCAACTGGGACAACTGAGCAGTAACCATAGCCAGAAGTATTTCAGCATCGGCAGTAGTTAGATATTAGAGAAATTTATGATAAATTATCAGCAAGTTTTTGCCAAGTTACGCTATTGAATGGTGTGATATACAAATTATAGACATGGGTAGTATCGGGGTATGCTGACCTTTAGCCCTGCTATAGAAGCAGAGTATGTTTATGCTCAAAGCCAAAGGAATCTTTTGGTCGCACGTTTTCTTTGCCTAGCTAACTGTTGTTTCCTCCTCAGCTTTGTTTTTTGGGATTATTATATCGACCCGCAGTCAGCTAATTCTACCCTATTTAAGCGCGGGATAGCCGCTAGTTTTTCCCTGGCAATATTTTTTCTATCCTTCCTACCGCGCCTGCATAGATTTACTTTTTTGCTGAGCTATACTAGTGCCTTAATTAGCCATCTCGCCCAATCTATTATTCTGATTTCCCTCAACTCTGGTCTTCTCTATGGCACAACCGCCTTGACTTTTTTCCCGCTAGTTTTAGCGGTAATTCCTCCCCCCTCATCAGCAACTTTAAGTATCAGTGCCTTTGGTTTCTTTGTAATTCCCAATGTGGTGATGTGGCTAAATCGCACCGATCGGTTTCTCTGGCTGAATGCTAACATTTTCCTGCTAGCCACTTGTCTCTTGTTTTGTGTGTTGGGACTACTGACCGATCGGGCGCGACGGCAGCGCTTTCTCTTGGAGAAGAGTTTAGAAAAGCAGGCAAATCAGGATGTCTTAACGGGACTGGCTAACCGCCGTCATTTCTTGGATTGTGCTAACAGGGTCCTAGCTCTTGCCCAACGTCATCATAGACCTCTAAGCTTACTACTAGTCGACATTGACCACTTCAAACGGATCAACGACAATTACGGGCATCCGATCGGTGACCAAGCCATCATTGCCCTGGCGGAATTGATTGTACGGGTTGTGCGCCATACGGATATTATGGCTAGATTTGGCGGGGAAGAATTTGCCATCCTATTACCGGAAACCGATCGGTTGGGGGCAGAGTGTGTGGCCGAGCGTCTCCGCAAAGCGGTAGAGGAGATGGTGATCCCGCTGGGGGACAGCATCATCAAATACACAGTCAGTGTGGGGGTAGCAGCGAGGGATAGTGATACT is drawn from Pseudanabaenaceae cyanobacterium SKYG29 and contains these coding sequences:
- the dacB gene encoding D-alanyl-D-alanine carboxypeptidase/D-alanyl-D-alanine-endopeptidase translates to MLKYFWLWLLLSCPSWSICPHQLSAELQRQWSESSARLGIVVRTKDQIIVDLNGEQAFIPASLQKLFTTAVALRKLGPEFRTNTTLTVQPDGSLQVRGGGDPSFSSPHALPALVAQIKPGNIPITKIEIAGEPWGPPHGYGWEWSDLSAPYAPPIGGLVIDGNILPWRLDPSFSWQYPDRALNWQVENRVQLGTTDTLQIKVQGQKLILEGTIPKAIEYATPIPDPQQQFVNLLHAELQKQGLTKVEPGTAILFSPPLTELIKTINKESDNLYAEQVLRLLGRQFRQPDQDYETTGREIVKQFVTTEGFYIADGSGLSRHNQATPHQIAALLLQMTPNPHFRNSLSQAGKDGTLAHRLSHLSLQAKTGTLRGISALAGYLAPPRHPPLVFVVMVNQSLLPREQLRQKVDQLVTTINDLELCERSRPSS
- the sds gene encoding solanesyl diphosphate synthase, which encodes MGSRTVTIADLLAPVQDDLQLLTQNLKDLVGASHPILRAAAEHLFEAKGKGLRPALVLLTSRATMEAGDITPRHRRLAEITEMIHTASLVHDDVIDESEVRRGIPTVNSYFGNRIAVLAGDFLFAQSSWYLANLDNLEVVKLLSKVIKDFAEGEIRQSLTAFDVTITLNDYLEKSFYKTASLMAGSCKAAAVLSDRSPGECEQFYLFGKHFGIAFQIMDDILDFTSSTETLGKPAGSDLKDGNLTAPVIFALEEKPQLHTLIARELKEELDLTAALALVEQSSGIERAKELAKQHTKLAVQALEFLPQSPYKKSLIGLAEFNLDRIF
- a CDS encoding GGDEF domain-containing protein; amino-acid sequence: MLTFSPAIEAEYVYAQSQRNLLVARFLCLANCCFLLSFVFWDYYIDPQSANSTLFKRGIAASFSLAIFFLSFLPRLHRFTFLLSYTSALISHLAQSIILISLNSGLLYGTTALTFFPLVLAVIPPPSSATLSISAFGFFVIPNVVMWLNRTDRFLWLNANIFLLATCLLFCVLGLLTDRARRQRFLLEKSLEKQANQDVLTGLANRRHFLDCANRVLALAQRHHRPLSLLLVDIDHFKRINDNYGHPIGDQAIIALAELIVRVVRHTDIMARFGGEEFAILLPETDRLGAECVAERLRKAVEEMVIPLGDSIIKYTVSVGVAARDSDTISIDQLIQRADSALYQAKHRGRNCVVIAKNGYD
- a CDS encoding replication restart DNA helicase PriA, with amino-acid sequence MALVEMVRCPNCGAYAERHHLPLAGQVKTECEVCDYLLILDTKTGQVVEFHAPGTDADYLYMRKKRLFVKMRDAIAHKVLSH